The Geotalea uraniireducens Rf4 genome window below encodes:
- a CDS encoding GyrI-like domain-containing protein, translating into MEKMDLKKTLKHLYQPSAKEIVRVDVPEMNFLMVDGEGDPNTSQSFSDAIEALYPVSYTLKFMVKKGEMGVDYAVLPLEALWWADDMSAFSTGNKDVWKWTLMIMQPEFITREMVKEAMEEVARKKKPVSLPLVRFESFKEGKAAQTMHIGHFSEEGPTIENVHLFIENNGSRRVGKHHEIYLSDLRRVAPEKWKIIVRQPMS; encoded by the coding sequence ATGGAGAAGATGGACTTAAAGAAAACGTTAAAACACCTATATCAGCCTTCGGCCAAGGAAATTGTCCGCGTCGATGTCCCGGAAATGAACTTCCTCATGGTTGATGGTGAGGGAGATCCAAACACCTCGCAATCATTCAGTGATGCGATCGAAGCTCTCTATCCGGTTTCCTACACGCTGAAGTTCATGGTCAAAAAAGGAGAGATGGGTGTCGACTATGCTGTATTGCCACTCGAAGCTCTTTGGTGGGCTGATGACATGTCCGCATTCAGTACAGGAAACAAGGATGTCTGGAAATGGACATTGATGATTATGCAACCGGAGTTCATTACGCGAGAAATGGTTAAAGAAGCAATGGAAGAAGTGGCAAGGAAGAAAAAGCCTGTTTCCCTGCCGTTGGTAAGGTTTGAATCTTTCAAGGAGGGAAAGGCCGCGCAAACAATGCATATTGGACACTTCTCAGAGGAAGGGCCAACCATTGAGAATGTGCATTTGTTCATAGAAAACAACGGCAGTCGCAGGGTTGGTAAACACCACGAAATATATTTAAGCGATTTAAGACGAGTAGCACCGGAAAAGTGGAAAATTATTGTCAGACAACCAATGTCATGA
- a CDS encoding SEL1-like repeat protein — MKHCTTVILFVSILVASVISGRADFDAGLRAYNDGDYATAMREYRIDGSARSLFNLGLMYAEGKGVNKRNSREAMKWYRKAAEQGLAKAQFALGLMYALGEDVAADKKEAARWYRKAAEQGHAAAQYNLAQMYARGDGVKKDETEADKWYRKAAEQGNAAAQLNLAQLYEKGAGVVQDKKEAARWYLKAAEQGNVRAQFSIAMMYDKGDGVEQNKKEAARWFRRAAEQNHAKAQFKIGFLYDKGDGVLQDKKEAVKWYRKAAERGVSEARFNLGLMYYAGSGVPQDKKAAARWFRKAADQGDVDAQFNLGHMYDQGDGIKQDRKEAVKWYRKAAEQGFDQAQFNLGLMYFHGYGVKQNRKEAFKWFVKAAEQGSDEAVKTLEVLGRGMPLARP, encoded by the coding sequence ATGAAACATTGCACTACGGTTATTCTCTTCGTCTCCATCTTGGTTGCATCGGTTATTTCCGGCAGGGCGGATTTCGATGCGGGCTTAAGGGCATACAATGATGGCGACTACGCCACGGCCATGCGTGAATACAGGATAGACGGCAGCGCCAGGTCCCTTTTCAACCTCGGTCTCATGTATGCGGAAGGGAAGGGGGTCAATAAACGGAACAGCAGGGAGGCGATGAAATGGTATCGCAAGGCTGCTGAACAGGGTTTGGCGAAGGCTCAGTTTGCCCTTGGCCTCATGTACGCTCTCGGCGAGGATGTTGCCGCGGACAAGAAGGAGGCGGCCAGATGGTATCGTAAAGCCGCCGAACAAGGACATGCGGCCGCCCAGTACAATCTGGCGCAGATGTATGCCAGGGGTGATGGCGTCAAGAAGGACGAAACGGAGGCCGATAAATGGTATCGCAAGGCTGCCGAGCAGGGGAATGCCGCAGCCCAGTTGAACCTGGCTCAGCTATACGAAAAAGGCGCAGGCGTTGTGCAGGATAAAAAAGAGGCGGCCCGCTGGTATCTCAAGGCCGCCGAACAGGGGAACGTGCGCGCCCAGTTCAGCATCGCCATGATGTACGACAAGGGGGACGGGGTCGAGCAAAACAAAAAGGAGGCTGCGCGATGGTTCCGCCGGGCCGCTGAGCAGAATCATGCCAAGGCCCAGTTCAAGATCGGCTTCCTGTACGATAAGGGTGATGGTGTCCTTCAGGACAAGAAAGAGGCGGTGAAATGGTATCGTAAGGCTGCCGAGCGGGGGGTGTCGGAAGCCCGGTTCAATCTCGGACTCATGTATTACGCCGGATCGGGTGTGCCGCAGGACAAGAAGGCGGCTGCACGGTGGTTCCGCAAGGCCGCCGACCAAGGGGATGTTGATGCCCAGTTCAACCTGGGGCACATGTACGACCAGGGGGACGGGATCAAGCAGGACAGGAAAGAGGCGGTGAAATGGTATCGCAAGGCCGCCGAACAGGGCTTCGATCAGGCCCAGTTCAATCTCGGTCTCATGTATTTCCATGGCTACGGCGTGAAACAGAACCGTAAGGAAGCCTTCAAATGGTTTGTAAAAGCGGCTGAACAGGGCTCGGATGAAGCAGTGAAAACCTTGGAAGTCCTCGGCAGGGGGATGCCTCTGGCCCGGCCTTAA
- a CDS encoding AraC family transcriptional regulator — protein MNIAKLTRLPPVEQGFLLDAKLPVISLAIEVSPLKMQAREIGSAAVHVHPRGQLIYASSGMMRVICSRDVWVVPPSQAVWVPPNQEHEVYFPGDTALRSLFVDPSAVTGLPLQCTVLKVAPLLRELILRAVQIGNSYAPDGAEWRVMQVLLDELRIAEATPLRLPMARDERVMRVIDALLKSPGDNRGLDAWGKIAGASSRTLARLFVSETGLTFGGWRKRLLLHKALDRLDRGEQVTGIAFDLGYQSLSAFIEMFRKELGVSPRRYARVNRSITN, from the coding sequence ATGAATATCGCAAAACTGACAAGATTGCCGCCGGTGGAGCAGGGCTTTCTGCTGGATGCAAAGCTGCCGGTCATCTCGCTGGCAATTGAGGTGAGCCCCCTGAAGATGCAGGCGCGGGAGATCGGGAGTGCGGCGGTCCATGTCCATCCGCGGGGGCAACTGATCTACGCCAGCAGCGGGATGATGCGGGTTATCTGCAGCCGGGACGTCTGGGTGGTCCCCCCCTCTCAGGCGGTCTGGGTACCGCCCAATCAGGAGCACGAGGTCTATTTCCCCGGCGATACCGCCTTGCGCAGCCTGTTTGTCGATCCCTCGGCAGTAACCGGTCTGCCGCTGCAGTGCACAGTGCTGAAGGTTGCACCGCTTCTGCGCGAACTGATTTTGAGAGCGGTGCAGATCGGCAATAGCTACGCGCCGGATGGGGCAGAGTGGCGGGTGATGCAGGTGCTGCTGGATGAGTTGCGCATTGCCGAAGCGACGCCGCTGCGCCTGCCGATGGCGCGGGACGAGAGGGTGATGCGGGTGATTGACGCTCTGCTGAAGAGCCCCGGCGACAATCGCGGTCTCGATGCCTGGGGGAAGATTGCCGGGGCCAGTAGCCGCACCCTGGCACGGCTCTTCGTCAGCGAGACCGGACTGACCTTTGGGGGGTGGCGCAAGCGCCTCTTGCTGCACAAAGCGCTGGACCGGCTGGACCGGGGGGAGCAGGTGACGGGCATCGCCTTCGATCTGGGGTACCAGAGCCTGAGCGCCTTCATCGAGATGTTCCGCAAGGAGCTGGGAGTATCGCCGCGGCGTTATGCGCGCGTGAACCGGTCAATAACGAATTGA
- a CDS encoding helix-turn-helix domain-containing protein encodes MRLSEKELLERDAKRNIGEELLQAVRDIKAGRVGRVSTIDVSPLAAARLKIGLSQSEFAHLLGVSLRTLQEWEQGRRTPSGAAKSLITIAIKKPEVLKELLAA; translated from the coding sequence ATGCGACTCAGTGAAAAAGAACTGCTCGAACGCGATGCAAAACGTAACATCGGCGAGGAACTTCTCCAGGCTGTGCGGGACATAAAAGCTGGCAGGGTCGGGCGTGTTTCCACCATAGATGTTTCTCCCCTTGCGGCGGCCCGTCTCAAGATCGGCCTTTCTCAGAGCGAGTTCGCTCATTTGCTGGGAGTGTCTCTCCGAACCCTCCAGGAGTGGGAGCAAGGCCGTCGCACGCCATCAGGCGCCGCGAAATCCCTCATCACCATTGCCATCAAGAAACCGGAAGTTCTAAAAGAACTGCTCGCCGCCTGA
- a CDS encoding DUF2149 domain-containing protein codes for MRFLKRRNRFEKYDEPLEDPIAGVANLFDVSVVFIVSMMIALFMAYNMLDLMDPKSEVTITKKTANGGIEVITKKGKEIKVRKVADKRLSGEGERLGTAYQLKDGKVIYVPE; via the coding sequence ATGAGATTTCTTAAACGGCGCAACCGCTTTGAAAAATATGATGAGCCGCTGGAAGATCCAATCGCCGGAGTGGCCAACCTGTTCGACGTCAGCGTGGTCTTTATCGTCAGCATGATGATCGCCCTGTTCATGGCCTACAACATGCTCGACCTGATGGACCCGAAATCGGAGGTAACCATCACCAAAAAGACCGCCAACGGTGGAATCGAGGTCATCACCAAGAAGGGCAAAGAGATCAAGGTGCGCAAGGTGGCGGACAAGCGGCTTTCCGGCGAAGGGGAACGGCTGGGCACTGCGTATCAACTGAAAGACGGGAAGGTGATCTATGTGCCGGAATAG
- a CDS encoding carbohydrate porin: MKGKQHVAVWLSVFIFLLCAVSSAFAMHPELVLPEKVASGHKACQEIMRLGKKYQVEGLFTKEFVEGQCLLNRLDVAVAVQLLTEKMAEKAAREGAGAIDREDLAILSDLKEELRGEMLLAQSRAFQTRYTELGTNLHAITRNITMSGGMTGVLQGSAGNKPKDFIDAVGRADLVFDFKVGENTIAVIDVEATGGSGIDSHIGNYSILNNVPLAPTDTVRFRTAWVEHTAMNDRLIFTIGKIGLTDYFDNNSIANNENSQFLSGAFVNSPVLGAPSYGPGMRVNARLSDQITFGIGYGSGDTTAANILDHGYGIVELDYKQKLGELEGNYRLYGSLDGSLPGGLKLVQENAFGFGVSIDQQISEQITLFGRYGWHDDAAYKTKSAWSAGFQYAGPIPQRKDDLVGFGFSQILVNGASAQEKLMETYYRVKVSDQIAVSPHFQYMINPLADKVADNVVVMGLRTQVIF, encoded by the coding sequence ATGAAAGGCAAGCAGCATGTTGCAGTCTGGTTATCGGTATTTATCTTTTTACTGTGTGCCGTATCGTCCGCATTTGCCATGCACCCGGAGCTTGTCCTGCCGGAAAAAGTCGCATCCGGCCATAAAGCCTGCCAGGAGATCATGCGTCTTGGCAAGAAGTATCAGGTCGAGGGGCTGTTCACCAAGGAGTTTGTCGAGGGTCAATGCCTGCTCAACCGCCTTGACGTTGCGGTGGCGGTGCAGCTGCTGACGGAAAAGATGGCCGAAAAGGCCGCCAGGGAAGGTGCCGGGGCGATTGACAGGGAAGACCTGGCCATTTTGAGCGATCTGAAGGAAGAGCTGCGGGGCGAGATGCTCCTCGCCCAGTCCCGCGCCTTCCAGACCCGTTACACCGAACTGGGGACAAACCTCCATGCCATCACCAGGAACATCACCATGAGCGGCGGGATGACCGGCGTGCTGCAGGGCTCCGCGGGCAATAAGCCGAAAGATTTCATCGATGCAGTGGGCAGGGCCGACCTGGTTTTCGACTTCAAGGTCGGGGAGAACACCATTGCGGTGATTGACGTGGAAGCCACCGGCGGCTCCGGCATCGATTCCCATATCGGTAATTATTCCATCCTCAATAACGTCCCGCTGGCTCCGACCGACACGGTACGCTTCCGAACCGCCTGGGTCGAGCACACGGCCATGAATGACCGGCTCATCTTCACGATCGGCAAGATCGGCTTGACCGACTATTTTGACAACAACAGCATTGCCAATAATGAGAACAGCCAGTTCCTGTCCGGTGCTTTCGTCAACTCGCCAGTCCTCGGTGCTCCGTCCTACGGACCGGGAATGCGTGTAAATGCAAGGCTGAGCGACCAGATTACCTTCGGCATCGGCTACGGCAGCGGCGACACCACGGCGGCCAACATCCTTGACCACGGCTACGGCATCGTGGAACTGGACTACAAGCAGAAGCTCGGGGAACTGGAGGGAAATTACCGGCTTTACGGCAGCCTGGACGGCTCCCTGCCTGGCGGACTCAAGCTTGTACAGGAGAACGCCTTCGGCTTCGGTGTGAGCATCGACCAGCAGATAAGCGAACAGATTACCCTTTTCGGCCGCTACGGCTGGCATGACGATGCTGCATATAAAACAAAATCCGCCTGGAGCGCCGGATTCCAGTATGCCGGCCCCATTCCGCAACGTAAGGATGACCTTGTCGGTTTCGGCTTCAGCCAGATCCTGGTCAACGGCGCTTCCGCCCAGGAGAAACTGATGGAGACATACTACAGGGTAAAGGTCAGCGACCAGATTGCGGTATCGCCCCATTTCCAGTATATGATCAACCCGCTGGCCGACAAAGTCGCAGACAATGTAGTTGTCATGGGATTGAGGACGCAAGTCATATTCTGA
- a CDS encoding acyl-CoA thioesterase, with protein MTNHSAYPEGELLLRTSPMPSDTNANGDIFGGWIMSQMDIAGGMMAIEITGGRAVTIAVDAMKFIKPVRVGDVVCCYGQVTRIGNTSVTIRLEVWVKPGFLEIKLDKENVFSMVTEASYTYVAVDHEGRKRLFPKPETPAP; from the coding sequence TTGACCAACCACAGTGCATATCCGGAGGGAGAATTGCTTCTCCGTACCTCCCCGATGCCGAGTGACACAAACGCGAACGGCGACATCTTCGGCGGATGGATCATGTCGCAAATGGACATCGCCGGCGGCATGATGGCAATAGAAATTACCGGCGGCCGCGCAGTTACGATTGCGGTGGACGCCATGAAATTCATCAAGCCGGTAAGGGTCGGTGATGTTGTCTGCTGCTACGGTCAAGTTACGCGGATCGGGAACACATCCGTCACCATCAGGCTGGAGGTCTGGGTGAAGCCGGGTTTCCTGGAAATAAAGCTAGATAAGGAAAATGTATTTTCCATGGTCACGGAAGCCTCGTACACGTACGTGGCCGTTGACCATGAAGGGCGGAAACGACTGTTCCCGAAACCTGAGACGCCTGCTCCTTGA
- a CDS encoding TonB-dependent receptor, producing MKRKKVVTLAGILSGCLLGSAAIGAEPPGNAAGSETRLEQIVVTATRTEQDLESAPGSVSVVTKEEIDKRNITTVDEAINIIPGVITTRGKGMMDRMSAITLRGIPGQSRTLVMLDDITLNSPYAGSVFSVGIAPGSLEQIEVVKGPASSLYGGYAMGGVVNLITQMPEKREFTLTGGYGSALDSGNGMENSRRVAVSYGDKFLGKFKVYLHNDYVGTNGYRSDFNVQSSQPTAGITGYSNTTDYSGAARYRIGDKGKNGTWQDNLTVKTEYEFSPDTRVRFTFLKSSGEYFYDDPATYLRNSSGAEVWTYGTVREASFLGANGGSDQYLYGLAAETAFSPVKLKLNLGYLYQASSWGSTPTSAAPPNSATRSGGPGKLSDTPAGAINADLQASLPLLDRHLLTFGGAFRSGWAHSKEHTLTNWQDENSTAAMTYKSKGTDRTFALFAQDEIMLLDKLTLFFGFRQDWWETFDGYANQVGSSGYPKNYDSRSASSFSPKGAIVYKPFDQTTLKLSGGKAFRAPTAYDLYRTWTTSSGITYAGNPDLKPETTISWDAGVSQGLWEGARVSATYFENYISDLIYSTSTTATWKDKVNAGKAESKGVELEAEQKFGKQLRLFANYTYSDATIKENSAAPASTGKRMTDVPEHMFNVGADLEYGDFGALATGRYVGKRYGNDTNIDTVNGVQGSYDPYFTVDLKLRYRITSWATASLSVSNLLDEHYYSYYLAPGRSAYGELSFKF from the coding sequence ATGAAGAGAAAAAAAGTCGTAACGTTGGCAGGGATTTTGTCGGGCTGCCTGCTGGGGAGCGCCGCCATCGGGGCGGAACCGCCAGGCAACGCGGCAGGAAGCGAAACCAGGCTGGAGCAGATCGTGGTCACAGCCACCAGGACCGAGCAAGATCTGGAGTCCGCCCCCGGCAGTGTCTCCGTTGTAACAAAGGAGGAGATAGATAAGCGGAATATTACCACGGTGGATGAGGCGATCAACATCATACCCGGTGTGATTACGACCCGCGGCAAAGGGATGATGGACCGGATGTCGGCCATTACCCTGCGGGGTATTCCGGGGCAGTCCCGCACACTGGTGATGCTGGACGACATCACCCTCAACAGCCCCTATGCAGGATCGGTATTCTCTGTGGGGATAGCACCGGGCAGTCTCGAACAGATCGAGGTGGTCAAGGGACCGGCCTCCAGCCTCTACGGCGGTTATGCCATGGGAGGTGTGGTTAATCTGATTACCCAGATGCCGGAAAAACGGGAATTTACCCTTACCGGTGGCTATGGTTCTGCCCTAGACAGCGGCAACGGTATGGAGAACTCCCGCCGCGTGGCGGTTTCCTACGGCGACAAGTTTCTGGGGAAATTTAAGGTCTATCTGCATAACGACTATGTAGGCACGAACGGCTACCGCAGCGACTTCAACGTCCAGAGCAGCCAGCCGACCGCCGGAATAACCGGCTACAGTAACACTACCGACTACAGCGGAGCAGCCCGCTACCGGATCGGCGACAAGGGTAAAAACGGCACCTGGCAGGACAACCTTACTGTCAAGACAGAATACGAGTTTTCTCCGGACACCAGAGTCAGGTTCACCTTCCTGAAGTCAAGCGGTGAATATTTCTATGATGACCCGGCAACCTATCTGCGCAACAGCTCCGGTGCCGAGGTCTGGACCTACGGCACGGTACGGGAAGCCTCCTTCCTGGGAGCAAACGGTGGCAGCGACCAGTATCTGTACGGCCTGGCCGCCGAAACAGCATTTTCTCCGGTCAAACTTAAACTGAACCTCGGCTATCTGTATCAGGCCAGCAGTTGGGGCTCCACCCCCACCTCGGCAGCTCCACCCAACAGCGCCACCCGAAGCGGTGGCCCGGGCAAACTGTCCGATACCCCGGCCGGGGCGATCAACGCCGATCTTCAGGCATCCCTGCCGCTGCTGGATCGCCACCTTCTGACCTTCGGCGGCGCCTTCCGTAGCGGTTGGGCCCATTCCAAGGAGCATACCCTCACCAACTGGCAGGATGAAAATTCTACAGCGGCCATGACCTACAAATCCAAGGGAACCGACCGGACCTTCGCCCTGTTCGCCCAGGACGAGATCATGCTGCTGGACAAACTGACCCTATTCTTCGGCTTCCGGCAGGACTGGTGGGAAACCTTTGACGGCTACGCCAATCAGGTTGGAAGCAGTGGCTATCCCAAAAATTATGATTCCCGCAGCGCCTCTTCCTTTAGCCCCAAAGGGGCCATCGTGTATAAACCGTTCGACCAGACCACCCTCAAACTCTCCGGCGGCAAGGCGTTCCGCGCTCCCACCGCATATGATCTCTACCGCACCTGGACGACTTCCAGCGGAATAACCTATGCCGGAAATCCTGATCTGAAGCCGGAAACAACCATCTCTTGGGATGCCGGTGTCAGCCAGGGTCTCTGGGAGGGAGCCAGGGTTTCGGCCACCTATTTTGAAAACTACATCAGCGACCTGATCTACAGTACATCAACCACGGCAACCTGGAAGGACAAGGTCAACGCCGGCAAGGCGGAAAGCAAAGGGGTGGAGCTGGAGGCGGAACAGAAATTCGGCAAGCAGCTCAGACTGTTTGCCAACTACACCTATTCCGATGCCACCATCAAGGAAAACAGCGCAGCCCCCGCCTCTACCGGCAAACGGATGACCGATGTACCGGAACATATGTTCAATGTCGGCGCCGATTTGGAATACGGCGACTTCGGAGCGTTGGCCACCGGTCGCTATGTGGGCAAGCGCTATGGCAACGACACCAACATCGATACGGTCAACGGCGTTCAGGGGAGTTACGACCCCTATTTCACCGTTGACCTGAAACTGCGCTACAGGATCACTTCATGGGCTACTGCTTCACTATCCGTCTCCAATCTGCTTGATGAACACTACTACTCATACTATCTGGCGCCGGGACGCTCAGCATACGGCGAGTTGAGTTTCAAATTCTGA
- a CDS encoding energy-coupling factor ABC transporter permease, whose product MHMADALLSPAVGGTMWAASAGTIAYCSAKVGSELDDRKVPLMGVLGAFLFAAQMINFTIPATGSSGHLGGGLLLTILLGPYAAFLTIASVLVVQALFFADGGLLALGCNIFNMGFFPAFIAYPFIYKKIVGNNPSQTRLTAATMIAAVVGLQLGPFGVVLETLFSGISELPFATFVLLMQPIHLAIGIVEGFVTVAVVSFVYKARPEILQGAMEARTIGNHPVRNVLLAFLAAAILTGGIVSWFASKNPDGLEWAIAKVTGKEELNGSEKGLHGTLAALQQKTAFLPDYAFRKPAERENAGGNPEGGKKMKGGSNLGTSVAGIIGTLMTLALSFFSGFLLKKRKQVA is encoded by the coding sequence ATGCATATGGCAGACGCGCTTTTATCACCGGCGGTTGGGGGGACCATGTGGGCGGCTTCAGCCGGCACCATTGCCTATTGTTCAGCAAAAGTCGGTTCTGAGCTGGACGACCGCAAGGTGCCGCTCATGGGGGTGCTCGGAGCATTCCTCTTTGCCGCGCAGATGATCAACTTCACTATTCCGGCTACCGGTTCCAGCGGCCATTTGGGGGGAGGACTCCTGCTGACTATCCTTCTCGGCCCCTACGCCGCCTTCCTCACCATTGCGTCGGTCCTGGTCGTGCAGGCACTGTTTTTCGCCGATGGCGGCCTTTTGGCCCTGGGATGCAATATTTTCAATATGGGTTTTTTCCCGGCGTTCATCGCATACCCGTTCATCTACAAAAAAATAGTCGGCAACAATCCGAGCCAAACGCGTCTGACAGCGGCAACCATGATCGCGGCCGTTGTCGGATTACAGTTGGGGCCATTCGGCGTCGTCCTGGAAACTCTTTTCTCCGGTATCTCCGAACTGCCGTTCGCCACGTTCGTGCTCCTGATGCAGCCGATTCACCTGGCGATCGGAATTGTGGAAGGGTTTGTGACTGTCGCGGTGGTGTCTTTCGTGTACAAGGCCCGCCCAGAAATCCTCCAGGGCGCCATGGAAGCCCGCACTATCGGCAACCATCCGGTGCGCAACGTACTGCTGGCTTTCCTGGCCGCGGCCATCCTTACAGGTGGAATTGTCTCCTGGTTTGCCTCGAAAAACCCCGATGGCCTGGAATGGGCCATTGCCAAGGTAACGGGAAAAGAAGAGCTGAATGGTTCGGAGAAGGGACTTCACGGGACGTTGGCCGCACTGCAGCAAAAGACCGCCTTCCTGCCGGACTATGCATTCAGGAAGCCTGCTGAACGTGAGAATGCAGGGGGGAATCCTGAGGGTGGAAAGAAAATGAAAGGCGGGAGCAATCTTGGCACCAGCGTCGCGGGAATCATCGGCACACTGATGACTCTTGCGCTGTCGTTCTTCAGCGGCTTTCTCCTGAAAAAGCGGAAACAGGTGGCCTGA
- a CDS encoding MotA/TolQ/ExbB proton channel family protein → MNILAGLETVLYLISSVLLFPVVAGLVLLVGWVTIFIGGFLREWLERRQGVSTPLERYRARLTAALADAPEKSNLDIAMERLLQTAELALVKSLDKIRFVIRVGPALGLMGTLIPMGISLSSLAQGDMPKMAGSMVTAFTTVVVGLACSVVAYLMSLVKEKWVRADMREMEYQTELMLRRYTSSRPLSAREEEGDEIS, encoded by the coding sequence ATGAACATATTGGCTGGTCTTGAAACCGTCCTGTATCTGATTTCGTCGGTTCTGCTGTTTCCGGTGGTTGCCGGGCTGGTGCTTTTGGTTGGATGGGTCACCATCTTCATTGGCGGATTTCTGCGGGAGTGGCTGGAACGGCGACAGGGGGTATCCACCCCGCTGGAACGCTACCGGGCACGCTTGACCGCAGCACTGGCGGACGCACCTGAGAAGTCCAATCTGGATATCGCCATGGAGCGTCTCCTGCAAACGGCCGAGCTGGCCCTGGTCAAATCCCTGGACAAGATCCGCTTCGTGATCCGGGTCGGTCCAGCTCTTGGTTTGATGGGAACCCTGATTCCGATGGGGATATCCCTCTCTTCGCTGGCGCAGGGGGATATGCCCAAGATGGCCGGAAGTATGGTGACCGCCTTTACCACCGTTGTCGTCGGTCTGGCCTGTAGCGTCGTAGCCTACCTGATGTCGCTGGTGAAGGAAAAATGGGTGCGGGCCGACATGCGAGAAATGGAATACCAGACCGAGTTGATGCTCAGGAGATATACCAGCAGTCGCCCACTGTCGGCCAGGGAGGAAGAAGGCGATGAGATTTCTTAA
- a CDS encoding class I SAM-dependent methyltransferase, producing MSDFSTIASFYREKSLVQANAGKQLIELLEIAPDTDILDVGCGTGNLTAELREITSGRVVAIDPAEGMIRQAQALYGSQDIDFRMADGDALPFDNEFDLIFCSSVFQWFREPAATLANFAKALRPGGKVGIQAPATSRFCPNFLAAIARCRRAPRLATLFAGFRSPWFFRDSIHEYRTLFEQAGFIVTHCRIDETHQRYTVDKAIDIFNSGAAAGFLNQSYYAEPLPADFIELVLEEVRASFEEQADASGEIDLVFYRLFAVMRNVV from the coding sequence ATGAGCGATTTTTCCACCATTGCCTCCTTCTACAGAGAGAAGTCCCTGGTTCAGGCCAATGCGGGCAAACAGCTTATCGAACTACTGGAGATCGCGCCCGATACCGATATTCTCGATGTCGGCTGCGGCACCGGCAACCTGACGGCAGAGCTGCGCGAGATTACCTCCGGCCGCGTGGTCGCCATCGACCCGGCCGAGGGGATGATCCGGCAGGCCCAAGCCCTTTATGGCAGCCAGGATATCGATTTCCGCATGGCCGACGGCGATGCGCTGCCGTTCGACAACGAATTCGACCTGATCTTTTGCAGCTCGGTCTTCCAGTGGTTCCGGGAGCCGGCCGCCACCCTGGCGAACTTCGCGAAGGCGCTCCGTCCGGGAGGGAAGGTCGGGATACAGGCCCCGGCCACCAGCCGATTCTGCCCGAACTTCCTCGCAGCCATCGCACGCTGCCGCCGGGCGCCACGGCTCGCCACCCTGTTTGCCGGATTCCGCTCTCCTTGGTTCTTCCGCGATTCGATCCACGAATACCGGACGCTGTTCGAGCAGGCCGGTTTCATCGTCACCCACTGTCGCATCGACGAGACGCACCAGCGCTATACCGTGGACAAAGCCATCGACATCTTCAACTCCGGCGCGGCCGCAGGTTTTCTCAATCAGTCGTACTATGCGGAGCCGCTACCGGCAGATTTCATTGAGCTGGTTTTGGAAGAGGTGAGGGCATCGTTCGAGGAACAGGCCGACGCTTCAGGGGAGATCGACCTGGTCTTTTACCGGCTTTTTGCGGTGATGCGGAACGTGGTGTGA
- a CDS encoding DUF2162 domain-containing protein, whose translation MDLNIALWVGGTLFSLGIFAVKVGAGLGYGQVSRKGVAFTIGLYLALFELIALLAERLLPLLEPLLKGGRWLHMVMAMGMILWGLFIIKRQGGTSPHDSPLALLIPCPVCLTAMTFSTWSALNSLPLLPWAVGLVLGGVFSSMTLVVMIVSRTGSNRRSLPSLGLVMITIGLYFIASLFLPTKVEQAKGMYSSFLKELPPVAGNGTGGMFLLGLLLTALLVGFFTHKGGNK comes from the coding sequence ATGGATCTGAATATAGCGCTCTGGGTCGGCGGCACCCTCTTCAGTCTGGGAATCTTTGCCGTCAAGGTCGGCGCTGGCTTGGGATACGGGCAGGTTTCCCGAAAAGGGGTAGCGTTCACCATCGGCCTCTATCTGGCGCTCTTTGAGCTGATCGCCCTCCTGGCCGAGCGCCTGTTGCCGCTGCTTGAACCTCTGCTGAAAGGAGGGCGCTGGCTGCACATGGTTATGGCCATGGGCATGATCCTCTGGGGGCTTTTTATCATCAAGAGACAGGGGGGAACATCCCCTCACGATTCTCCCTTGGCACTGTTGATCCCCTGCCCGGTCTGCCTGACCGCCATGACCTTCTCGACCTGGAGCGCCCTCAACAGCCTCCCGCTGCTCCCCTGGGCGGTTGGCTTGGTGCTGGGCGGGGTTTTCAGCAGCATGACGCTGGTGGTGATGATTGTCTCCAGAACCGGATCTAATCGCCGTTCACTCCCCTCCCTGGGGCTGGTCATGATCACGATCGGACTTTATTTCATCGCCTCCCTCTTTCTGCCGACCAAAGTTGAGCAGGCCAAAGGGATGTACAGCTCATTTCTCAAGGAGCTGCCGCCTGTTGCCGGAAACGGCACAGGCGGCATGTTTCTGTTGGGGCTGCTGCTGACAGCGTTGTTGGTCGGCTTTTTTACACACAAAGGAGGTAACAAATGA